One Pleuronectes platessa chromosome 9, fPlePla1.1, whole genome shotgun sequence genomic region harbors:
- the fstl3 gene encoding follistatin-related protein 3, producing the protein MSYFSFVFGVILTLHQIGSNPTSAGMCWLQQGQRCDMVLMRGVTREECCGGNRLDTAWSNSSLPMNEVSLLGFLGIVSCKPCKETCEGVKCSPGKVCSMKMGRPQCVCSPDCSHVSRTQAVCGSDGKTYMDECAMMMARCMGHPDLEVMYQGDCKKSCSNVVCPGTHTCVTDQTNSAHCVMCRTTPCPIPMLSEQPICGNDNITYPSACHLRRATCFLGRSIGVRHYGHCNNPPRKAHVFDGSEENAV; encoded by the exons ATGAGCTACTTCAGTTTTGTTTTCGGGGTGATTCTCACTTTGCATCAGATTGGGAGTAATCCGACCAGTG CTGGGATGTGCTGGCTGCAGCAGGGCCAGAGGTGCGACATGGTGCTGATGAGAGGGGTGACCAGAGAGGAGTGCTGTGGCGGGAACCGTCTGGACACAGCCTGGTCCAACAGCAGCCTGCCCATGAACGAGGTCAGCCTGCTGGGCTTCCTGGGGATCGTCTCCTGTAAACCATGCaaag AGACCTGTGAGGGAGTGAAATGCAGCCCTGGGAAGGTCTGCAGCATGAAGATGGGGcggcctcagtgtgtgtgctcTCCGGACTGCTCTCACGTTTCCCGGACACAAGCTGTGTGCGGCAGCGATGGAAAGACATACATGGATGAGTGCGCTATGATGATGGCCCGCTGCATGGGTCACCCAGACCTGGAGGTCATGTACCAGGGCGACTGCAAAA AGTCGTGCTCCAACGTGGTGTGTCCAGGAACCCACACCTGCGTGACGGACCAGACCAATAGTGCCCACTGCGTCATGTGCCGCACCACACCTTGCCCAATACCCATGCTGTCCGAGCAGCCGATCTGCGGCAATGACAACATCACCTACCCCAGCGCCTGCCACCTCCGCCGGGCCACCTGCTTCCTGGGCCGCTCCATAGGCGTCCGTCACTACGGCCACTGCAACA ATCCCCCTCGGAAAGCTCACGTCTTCGATGGCAGCGAGGAAAACGCAGTCTAG